One Planctomycetota bacterium DNA window includes the following coding sequences:
- a CDS encoding dihydrodipicolinate reductase C-terminal domain-containing protein → MPTYAIAGATGRMGQRILALAEQATITLERGGDLPTADALIDFTLPDGFRYWLAKAVDAGMPFVSGTTGLTDEDQARLDRAAIHIPVLHATNTSIGVAVLNRLAAEACRLLPDADVAIVETHHIKKLDAPSGTAKTLAAATGRADVPTESLRLGDVVGDHTLHLALPGERLELTHRATSRDLFAHGAIRCAAWLIGKSAGRYAVDDVYA, encoded by the coding sequence ATGCCGACTTACGCCATCGCGGGTGCCACGGGACGGATGGGTCAGCGCATCCTCGCGCTGGCCGAACAAGCGACGATCACGCTGGAGCGTGGCGGTGATCTGCCGACGGCGGATGCGTTGATTGACTTCACGCTGCCCGATGGTTTTCGGTATTGGCTGGCAAAAGCCGTTGATGCCGGGATGCCGTTTGTTTCGGGTACGACGGGGCTGACCGATGAGGATCAAGCCCGGCTCGATCGTGCCGCGATCCACATCCCGGTTCTCCACGCGACCAACACCTCGATCGGTGTCGCGGTGCTCAACCGTCTCGCGGCCGAAGCGTGCCGACTCTTGCCCGACGCCGACGTTGCCATCGTCGAAACCCACCACATCAAGAAGCTCGACGCCCCCAGCGGGACGGCCAAAACCCTGGCAGCGGCCACGGGACGTGCCGACGTGCCGACCGAGTCGTTGCGTCTCGGTGATGTCGTCGGCGACCACACGTTGCATCTGGCATTGCCCGGTGAGCGGCTCGAGTTGACCCACCGTGCGACCAGCCGAGACTTGTTCGCGCACGGTGCTATTCGGTGTGCCGCGTGGCTCATCGGCAAGTCGGCAGGGCGGTATGCGGTCGATGATGTTTACGCATGA
- a CDS encoding GNAT family acetyltransferase, producing MNIRPFHIDDQAKVVELWHVCDLVRPQNDPERDIARKLEVHPELFLVAERDGEIIGSVMAGYEGHRGWINYLAVAPGQRRCGLGRQLMNEAIRRLHALGCPKVNLQVRRSNAEVVAFYKAIGFAVDNVTSLGKRLIPDN from the coding sequence ATGAACATTCGGCCGTTTCACATTGACGACCAAGCCAAGGTCGTTGAGCTTTGGCACGTTTGTGACCTCGTCCGACCGCAGAACGATCCAGAGCGCGACATCGCCCGGAAGTTGGAAGTGCACCCCGAGCTGTTCCTTGTCGCCGAGCGTGACGGCGAAATCATCGGCAGCGTGATGGCCGGCTACGAAGGACATCGCGGGTGGATCAACTACCTCGCCGTCGCGCCCGGCCAGCGCCGATGCGGCCTCGGCAGGCAACTGATGAACGAAGCGATCCGGCGCCTTCACGCACTCGGTTGCCCCAAGGTCAATTTGCAAGTGCGTCGATCGAACGCTGAGGTCGTGGCGTTTTACAAAGCCATCGGGTTCGCCGTCGATAACGTCACAAGCCTCGGCAAGCGGCTCATCCCTGACAACTGA
- the thrC gene encoding threonine synthase, whose amino-acid sequence MPDRPSDRAYQQCIDPNCAKTFDTHEVKLICDCGSLLDVRYDWDKLPVPKSLAYFEHRWASKGTATTGKLDFSGVWRFRELMPYFDTEEDIVSIGEGRTILQTADLLADHLGMKRGNLQVQYEGLNPSGSFKDNGMTAAFTHAKMVGAKRVACASTGNTSASLAMFASLAEMDGIVFIGSGKIAFGKLSQALDYGAKTLQISGDFDACLRRVRQVALKVPELGIYLMNSVNPFRLEGQKSIMYRILEARDWQPPDWVIVPGGNLGNCSAFGKAFVELKQLGLIDKIPRLAIINASGADTLSQLVNQRGLKWMDGHPDADVIGRFYGEMNEAGAKANTVASAIEIGRPVNLPKALRALDAMDGVVRDVPDEHILEARAAVARFGFGCEPASAASVAGLQVLKDDGVISADEQVVCILTGHELKDANATVKYHTGLDMKAAQDHAPQVETHGEFVNIPQQVEDDLAAIVTALGGDPSKIPDLTEDDAIANVPVKEY is encoded by the coding sequence ATGCCTGACCGACCGTCCGACCGCGCTTACCAGCAATGCATCGACCCGAACTGCGCGAAGACCTTCGACACGCACGAGGTCAAGCTCATCTGTGACTGCGGTTCGCTGCTAGACGTGCGGTACGACTGGGACAAGCTGCCAGTGCCCAAGTCGCTGGCGTACTTTGAGCACCGATGGGCGAGCAAGGGGACCGCGACGACGGGCAAGCTCGACTTCTCCGGCGTATGGCGTTTCCGCGAGTTGATGCCGTACTTCGACACCGAGGAGGACATCGTCTCCATCGGCGAGGGACGAACGATCCTGCAGACCGCCGACCTACTCGCCGATCACCTCGGCATGAAACGCGGCAACCTGCAGGTGCAGTACGAAGGCCTCAACCCCAGCGGCAGCTTCAAGGACAACGGCATGACCGCCGCGTTCACCCACGCGAAGATGGTCGGTGCGAAAAGGGTCGCGTGTGCCTCGACCGGCAACACCAGCGCGAGCCTTGCCATGTTCGCCAGCCTCGCCGAGATGGACGGCATCGTCTTCATCGGCTCGGGCAAGATCGCCTTCGGCAAGCTCTCCCAGGCCCTCGACTACGGCGCGAAGACTCTCCAAATCTCAGGCGACTTCGACGCTTGCCTCCGCCGGGTGCGCCAGGTCGCGCTCAAGGTGCCGGAGCTGGGCATCTACCTGATGAACAGCGTGAATCCCTTCCGCCTCGAGGGGCAGAAGTCGATCATGTATCGCATCCTCGAGGCCCGCGACTGGCAGCCGCCGGACTGGGTGATCGTCCCCGGCGGCAACCTCGGCAACTGCAGCGCGTTCGGCAAGGCGTTCGTCGAGCTCAAGCAGCTCGGATTGATCGACAAAATCCCGCGCCTCGCGATCATCAACGCCAGCGGGGCCGACACGCTCAGCCAGCTGGTGAACCAGCGCGGCTTGAAGTGGATGGACGGCCACCCCGATGCCGACGTGATCGGCCGGTTCTACGGCGAGATGAACGAGGCCGGCGCGAAGGCCAACACCGTCGCCAGCGCGATCGAGATCGGTCGCCCGGTAAATCTGCCAAAGGCACTCCGAGCCCTCGATGCGATGGACGGCGTGGTCCGCGACGTGCCCGACGAGCACATCCTCGAAGCCCGCGCGGCGGTTGCCCGCTTTGGTTTCGGTTGCGAGCCGGCCAGTGCCGCGAGTGTCGCGGGGTTGCAAGTGCTCAAGGACGATGGCGTGATCTCGGCCGACGAGCAAGTCGTGTGCATCCTCACGGGCCACGAGCTCAAGGACGCCAACGCCACCGTCAAGTACCACACCGGCCTCGACATGAAAGCCGCCCAGGACCACGCCCCGCAGGTCGAAACCCACGGCGAGTTCGTGAACATCCCCCAGCAGGTCGAAGATGACCTCGCCGCCATCGTCACCGCCCTCGGTGGCGACCCGAGCAAGATCCCCGACCTCACCGAGGACGACGCGATCGCCAACGTGCCGGTGAAGGAGTACTGA
- a CDS encoding virulence factor — protein MSTLTLDIPAEALADSLDGLPEGAVQVYSIVFDMDVNALREHYGDPYNNAYAEIRSVLLRHGFRWQQGSTYFGDDSINAVTCVLAAQDLARSLPWFSRCVRDIRMLRIEELNDLMPAVRQADD, from the coding sequence ATGAGCACGCTGACCCTCGACATCCCGGCGGAAGCGTTGGCCGATTCGCTCGATGGTTTGCCGGAAGGGGCGGTGCAGGTGTATTCGATCGTGTTCGACATGGACGTGAACGCTCTGCGCGAGCACTATGGCGATCCGTACAACAACGCCTATGCCGAGATCCGCAGCGTGCTGCTCCGGCACGGCTTCCGCTGGCAGCAGGGCAGCACCTACTTCGGTGACGACTCGATCAACGCCGTCACTTGCGTATTGGCGGCTCAGGACCTTGCCCGATCGCTCCCTTGGTTCAGCCGGTGCGTTCGGGACATCCGGATGCTGCGCATCGAAGAACTGAACGATCTCATGCCGGCGGTCCGGCAGGCCGACGATTGA
- a CDS encoding M50 family metallopeptidase, whose translation MAYDDRDYAQPGRPNFGSNPFMWLVYGRVPLFRVFGVNVFAHASMIVISVFVLLLGTGYFGNTFFDRLTFIGVLFGIVLLHEFGHVFAARWSGGEANEIELTPLGGLAMARPGKGWYNHTVTIVGGPLVNVIICLVCGIILGAWTGFVPLGPFSFGDVFSEMEAYTSAGPRFVLYVYTVSYFLLLFNLLPIYPLDGGQILQGLLWWKLGWYWATMYATTIGIAGGILLGLYGLFTFRLLMLFIGLMCFMNCLRLNRALKAEGPWGFSEMDEPDYAASLKDEEPTWAEKRAAAKEQKRIEREEAAAAAKAAEIDRILAKIGESGRESLTKKEVAALEEHRAELQKRG comes from the coding sequence ATGGCCTACGACGACCGCGACTACGCCCAGCCGGGCCGGCCGAACTTCGGGAGCAACCCGTTCATGTGGTTGGTCTACGGGCGGGTGCCGTTGTTCCGCGTTTTCGGCGTCAATGTGTTCGCCCACGCGTCGATGATCGTCATCTCGGTCTTCGTCCTTCTCCTCGGCACCGGGTACTTCGGCAACACGTTCTTCGACCGGCTCACGTTCATCGGCGTGCTCTTCGGTATCGTTCTGCTGCACGAGTTCGGCCACGTCTTTGCTGCCCGTTGGTCTGGTGGTGAAGCCAACGAAATCGAACTCACGCCCCTTGGCGGACTTGCCATGGCGCGGCCGGGAAAGGGTTGGTACAACCACACCGTCACCATCGTTGGCGGGCCGCTGGTCAACGTGATCATCTGTTTGGTCTGCGGCATCATCCTCGGTGCGTGGACCGGGTTCGTGCCGCTCGGGCCGTTCAGCTTCGGCGACGTCTTCAGCGAGATGGAGGCGTATACCAGCGCCGGCCCGCGATTCGTCCTGTATGTCTACACGGTCAGTTACTTCCTTCTGCTGTTCAACCTGTTGCCGATCTATCCCCTCGACGGCGGACAGATTTTGCAGGGCCTGCTCTGGTGGAAGCTAGGTTGGTACTGGGCGACGATGTACGCCACGACGATCGGAATCGCCGGCGGCATTCTGCTGGGGTTGTACGGGCTTTTCACGTTCCGCCTGCTCATGCTGTTCATCGGGCTGATGTGCTTCATGAACTGCCTTCGTCTTAACCGTGCGCTCAAAGCCGAAGGGCCGTGGGGCTTCTCGGAGATGGACGAGCCGGACTACGCGGCAAGTTTGAAAGACGAAGAGCCGACGTGGGCCGAGAAGCGTGCCGCGGCGAAGGAGCAGAAGCGGATCGAGCGCGAGGAAGCCGCTGCCGCTGCGAAGGCTGCCGAGATCGACCGCATCCTCGCCAAGATCGGCGAATCCGGCCGTGAGAGCCTGACCAAAAAGGAAGTCGCCGCCCTCGAAGAGCACCGCGCCGAACTACAGAAACGCGGCTGA
- a CDS encoding NUDIX hydrolase, whose amino-acid sequence MPYSTVDKRVLFDGKKVRLELHKVEDDNGKRHEREVVAHPGAVLVLGELDDGRILMIKVRRYPVGGEMIWELPAGTLEKGEEPINCAGRELQEETGYLAGKMSPMGWFYTSPGILTERMYCFLATKLQAGEQALEEGEEIDVHALPFEDVMQMIKDGDIVDGKTIAALLRYAQFRRGNA is encoded by the coding sequence ATGCCGTACAGCACCGTCGACAAACGCGTCCTCTTTGACGGCAAGAAAGTCCGCCTTGAGTTGCACAAGGTCGAGGACGACAACGGCAAACGCCACGAACGCGAAGTCGTCGCCCACCCGGGGGCGGTGCTGGTCCTCGGGGAGCTCGATGATGGCCGGATTCTCATGATCAAAGTCCGCCGCTATCCCGTGGGCGGAGAGATGATCTGGGAGCTACCCGCCGGGACGTTGGAGAAGGGCGAGGAGCCGATCAATTGCGCCGGGCGTGAACTGCAGGAGGAGACCGGCTACCTCGCGGGCAAGATGTCGCCGATGGGCTGGTTCTACACCTCCCCGGGCATTCTCACCGAGCGGATGTACTGCTTCCTGGCGACCAAGCTCCAAGCCGGCGAGCAAGCGTTGGAAGAGGGTGAGGAGATCGATGTCCATGCACTGCCGTTCGAGGACGTGATGCAAATGATCAAAGACGGCGACATCGTCGACGGCAAAACCATCGCGGCCCTGCTGCGATACGCACAGTTTCGCCGGGGGAATGCGTGA